Proteins encoded within one genomic window of Esox lucius isolate fEsoLuc1 chromosome 12, fEsoLuc1.pri, whole genome shotgun sequence:
- the LOC105030759 gene encoding leucine-rich repeat-containing G-protein coupled receptor 6 isoform X3, which produces MLQNNQLERLPSEDPWNLPSLLSLRLDANLLTEVPARSFSFVRSLRHLWLDDNFLTEIPVSALDFLPNLQAMTLALNHITKIPDNAFSNLSFLVVLHLHNNQIQTLGQRCFLGLLSLETLDLNYNNLQEFPTAIRTLAKLQELGFHNNNIRVIPERAFMGNPQLQTLHFYENPIQSVGRSAFQFLPKLHTLSLNGATQIREFPNLKGTSSLEILTLTRAGLSALPQAFCQQLPRLTVLELSYNQLEGLPSFLHCSALQEIGLQHNQIRRIEERTFQHLVSLRSLDLSFNCIEWIHPDTFISLHSLTKLDLSENSLMSLPVGGLGGLTHLKLRGNTELYEDFSPEHFPRLRVVEMPYAYQCCVYTSCDSYKSISQWETEQSSEEEELHKKTVTLYPIQIHTHYYPDLEEFQMEIEESNLQTNVQCTPLPDAFRPCDTLLGSWLVRVGLWSISVVSLLGNSLLLLSLFSTAGCLSPLRFTTACMGASNLLTGMCTCTLALVDALTLGEFGRHGARWESGAGCQVTGWVWVFASEASVLLLTLAAVQCAVSVTCARAYGKTPSHGSVRFAAVLCLTLSLILASLPLVSVGEYGSSPLCLPSPLPPPSSLSFPLCLIMVNTLCLLIVAGSYSRLSWELRRGQCGGVWECSVVKHVAWLIFTNGLLYIPVAFLSLCSLLGLLSLGEEVIKSVLLLLQPLPSCLNPLLFLLFTRDYTHILSWPRPKPHPHLHRDRTLDDSMVSVETEKSSCSDSSMQMSLTEAEVLYSGSPALQPQLETIRNSQSSSSSSSFVPIIPCQASSSSMRERERETEESDW; this is translated from the exons ATGCTGCAAAACAATCAGCTGGAGAGACTTCCCAGTGAGGATCCATGGAACCTGCCCAGCCTGCTGTCTCT GCGTCTGGATGCTAACCTGTTGACAGAGGTGCCGGCACGATCGTTTAGTTTTGTCCGGTCTCTCAGACACCTGTGGTTGGATGATAACTTCTTAACAGAGATCCCTGTGTCAGCCCTGGACTTCCTGCCCAACCTACAGGCCATGACCCTTGCCCTCAACCACATCACAAAAATACCTGACAACGCATTCAGCAACCTCTCATTCCTGGTAGTTCT TCATCTCCATAATAACCAGATCCAGACCTTGGGACAGAGATGTTTCCTAGGCTTGCTCAGTCTGGAGACATT AGATCTAAACTATAATAATCTACAGGAGTTCCCCACAGCCATCAGGACACTGGCAAAGCTTCAGGAACT AGGGTTCCACAATAACAACATTAGAGTGATCCCTGAGAGAGCATTCATGGGAAACCCACAACTGCAAACCCT tCATTTCTATGAGAATCCCATCCAGTCAGTTGGAAGATCCGCCTTCCAGTTCTTACCCAAGCTGCACACCCT TTCCCTTAATGGAGCAACCCAAATACGAGAGTTCCCCAACCTGAAAGGAACCAGCAGCCTGGAAATACT gACGTTAACCAGGGCTGGTCTCTCTGCTCTTCCTCAGGCGTTTTGTCAGCAGCTTCCCCGCCTCACAGTGCT GGAGCTGTCTTATAACCAATTAGAAGGTCTACCCAGCTTCCTCCACTGCTCTGCCCTGCAGGAGAT aggcctgCAGCACAACCAAATCAGGAGGATCGAGGAGAGAACCTTCCAGCATCTCGTCTCTCTGCGCTCTCT AGACCTCAGCTTCAACTGTATTGAGTGGATTCACCCTGATACATTCATTTCTCTTCACTCCCTCACCAAACT GGACTTAAGTGAGAACAGTCTGATGTCACTTCCTGTGGGTGGTCTAGGGGGTCTGACCCATCTGAAGCTGAGAGGAAACACTGAGCTTTATGAAGACTTCAGCCCTGAACACTTCCCCCGTCTGAG GGTGGTGGAAATGCCATATGCATACCAGTGCTGTGTATACACGTCATGTGACAGCTACAAGTCCATCAGCCAATGGGAGACTGAGCAGAGCAGCGAGGAGGAAGAGCTGCACAAGAAAACTGTCACACTTTACCCTatccagatacacacacact ATTATCCTGACCTGGAAGAGTTTCAGATGGAAATAGAGGAGTCTAACCTACAGACCAATGTCCAGTGCACACCTttaccag ATGCCTTCCGGCCATGTGACACTCTGCTGGGCAGCTGGTTGGTCCGTGTGGGCCTGTGGTCCATCTCTGTGGTGTCTCTGCTGGGGAACTCTCTGCTGTTGCTGTCTCTATTCAGCACAGCAGGCTGCCTGTCTCCGCTGCGTTTCACCACCGCCTGCATGGGCGCCTCCAACCTCCTCACGGGCATGTGCACATGCACCCTGGCCCTGGTAGATGCCCTGACACTTGGAGAGTTTGGTCGCCACGGCGCCCGCTGGGAGTCGGGTGCCGGTTGCCAGGTGACGGGCTGGGTGTGGGTGTTTGCGTCCGAGGCCAGTGTGTTACTGCTGACGCTGGCGGCCGTGCAGTGCGCTGTGAGCGTGACGTGTGCCCGGGCCTATGGGAAGACGCCCTCGCACGGGAGCGTGCGCTTCGCCGCTGTTCTCTGCCTCACCCTCTCCCTTATCCTGGCCTCCCTTCCTCTGGTCAGTGTGGGGGAGTAcggttcctctcctctctgcctgccctcccctctgcctcccccGTCCTCCCTGAGCTTCCCCCTCTGTCTGATCATGGTGAACACGTTGTGCCTGCTGATAGTGGCTGGCTCCTACAGCCGTCTGTCCTGGGAGTTGCGGAGGGGGCAGTGTGGGGGGGTATGGGAGTGCAGCGTAGTGAAACACGTGGCCTGGCTGATCTTCACCAACGGCCTCCTCTACATCCCTGTGGCCTTCCTGTCCCTCTGCTCACTGCTGGGTCTGCTCTCCCTGGGGGAGGAGGTGATAAAGTCTGTCCTGCTCCTCCTTCAGCCTCTTCCCTCATGCCTCaaccccctcctcttcctcctcttcacaCGAGACTACACCCACATCCTGTCATGGCCACGCCCCAAGCCACACCCCCACCTGCACCGTGATCGCACTCTCGATGACTCTATGGTCTCtgtggagacagagaagagctcTTGTTCTGATTCGTCAATGCAGATGTCACTTACTGAGGCCGAAGTGCTCTACAGTGGAAGCCCCGCCCTTCAACCCCAGCTGGAGACAATCAGAAACAGCCAAagctcttcttcctcctcctccttcgtTCCCATCATCCCATGCCAGGCATCCTCCTCCAgcatgagagaaagagagagggagacagaggagtcAGACTGGTAA